Proteins encoded within one genomic window of Conchiformibius steedae:
- the aceK gene encoding bifunctional isocitrate dehydrogenase kinase/phosphatase, producing MNTPHQTAAAILAGFNKHYTLFRAKSAAAKALFDAGDWHGIQQLGTDRIEMYDSRVNETVALLRQNHQSAADNLWAQAKREYIALLVNHPQPELAETFFNSVSTKLLDKRYYNNEHLFLKPATSTEYIDSDEPTFVSFYPKEEGLAGCLKNLLCHFNWQTPFACIKRDITNILHAARDHLRRHQEWPPQELNLHIQVLHSPLYRNKSAYIFGCIINGNHSHPFALPVVHNSRGKLVVDAALFEPQQISVLFSFARSYFLADMPVPSSYVRFLRKMLPMRNNGDFYTLLGLHKQGKNIFWREFLQHLRHSDDKFILAPGIKGLVMTVFTLPSFPYVFKVIKDVFGANKDFDREYVRQKYLLVKKHDRVGRMADTMEFSNVALPKSRCSEAFLQEMRQLAPSQMEESEDWVVIKHVYIEYRLKPLNLFMQSAEPEAKAAAVIDYGFALKELASANIFPGDMLYKNFGMTRFGRVIFYDYDEIEYMTDCNFRRIPPAPNPEMEMSGEVWYPVHKGDVFPEEFAPFLLGEPDVRQVFMQHHADLLTPEFWQNKKERLQRGELDDFYPYPQSVRFKPAEVAEGLVDNTDV from the coding sequence ATGAACACCCCGCATCAAACCGCCGCCGCCATTCTCGCTGGCTTTAACAAACACTACACCCTGTTCCGCGCCAAATCCGCCGCCGCCAAAGCCCTGTTTGATGCGGGCGACTGGCACGGTATTCAGCAGCTTGGCACCGACCGCATTGAAATGTACGACAGCCGCGTAAACGAAACCGTTGCGCTGCTGCGCCAAAACCACCAGTCCGCCGCCGACAACTTGTGGGCGCAAGCCAAACGCGAATACATTGCCCTGCTGGTCAATCACCCTCAACCCGAACTGGCGGAAACCTTTTTTAATTCCGTATCCACCAAATTGCTGGACAAACGTTATTACAATAACGAACACCTGTTTCTCAAACCCGCCACCAGCACCGAATACATCGACAGCGACGAACCCACTTTCGTATCGTTCTATCCCAAAGAAGAAGGGCTGGCAGGCTGCCTGAAAAACCTGCTCTGCCATTTTAACTGGCAAACCCCGTTTGCCTGCATCAAACGCGACATTACCAATATCCTGCACGCCGCCCGCGACCACCTGCGCCGCCATCAAGAATGGCCGCCGCAAGAACTCAACCTGCATATTCAGGTGTTACACTCGCCGCTGTACCGCAACAAATCCGCCTATATTTTCGGCTGTATTATCAACGGCAACCATTCCCACCCCTTTGCCCTGCCCGTGGTGCACAACAGCCGTGGCAAGCTGGTGGTGGATGCCGCCCTGTTTGAACCGCAACAAATTTCCGTGCTGTTTTCCTTTGCCCGCAGCTATTTTCTTGCCGATATGCCCGTTCCCAGCAGCTATGTGCGCTTTTTACGCAAAATGCTGCCGATGCGTAACAACGGCGATTTTTACACCCTTTTGGGCTTGCACAAACAGGGTAAAAACATCTTTTGGCGCGAATTTTTGCAACACCTGCGCCATTCAGACGACAAATTTATCCTTGCCCCCGGTATTAAAGGGCTGGTGATGACCGTGTTTACCCTGCCCTCGTTTCCCTATGTTTTTAAAGTAATTAAAGACGTTTTTGGTGCAAATAAAGATTTTGACCGCGAATACGTCCGCCAAAAATACCTGCTGGTAAAAAAACACGACCGTGTTGGGCGCATGGCGGATACGATGGAATTTTCCAATGTTGCCCTGCCCAAATCGCGTTGCAGCGAAGCCTTTTTGCAGGAAATGCGCCAGCTTGCCCCCAGCCAAATGGAAGAATCGGAAGATTGGGTCGTGATTAAGCACGTTTATATTGAATACCGCCTGAAACCCTTGAATTTATTTATGCAATCCGCCGAACCCGAAGCCAAAGCCGCCGCCGTGATTGATTACGGTTTTGCCCTGAAAGAGCTGGCTTCCGCCAATATTTTCCCTGGCGATATGCTGTATAAAAACTTTGGTATGACCCGTTTCGGGCGTGTGATTTTTTACGATTACGATGAAATTGAATACATGACCGATTGCAACTTCCGCCGCATTCCGCCTGCACCCAATCCCGAAATGGAAATGTCGGGCGAAGTGTGGTATCCCGTGCATAAAGGCGATGTTTTCCCTGAAGAATTTGCGCCGTTTTTGCTGGGCGAACCCGATGTGCGTCAAGTATTTATGCAGCATCACGCCGATTTGCTCACGCCCGAATTTTGGCAAAATAAAAAAGAACGCCTGCAACGCGGCGAATTGGACGATTTTTATCCCTATCCGCAATCGGTGCGCTTTAAGCCTGCGGAAGTGGCAGAAGGCTTGGTCGATAATACAGACGTTTAA
- a CDS encoding sulfate ABC transporter substrate-binding protein produces the protein MWKKSFWAAAAVVWLVACGDGGQGGNQAASGKDGAQVQLLNVSYDVMRDFYKQYNPLFVKHYQQKHGAIDVQQSHGGSSKQALSVANGLQADVVTMNQSSDIELLQNKGLVAADWQQAFPNQAVPFGSTTVFLVRKGNPKNIRDWDDLAKNGVSLVLANPKTAGNGRYTFLAAYGHALKQSGNQHDAAKDFVRKLFANAAVMEAGGRGATTTFVQRKIGDVLITFENEANLTAKQFGEDGFEIVYPKYSVAAESPVAVVQSVSQKKGTGEAAKAYLAYLWSDEAQALAAENYLRPAKPEVLAKFADRFPKVETFRANDVFGSWDEIMKTYFADGGVFDQISKR, from the coding sequence ATGTGGAAAAAATCTTTTTGGGCAGCGGCAGCGGTGGTATGGTTGGTAGCGTGCGGCGATGGCGGACAGGGCGGCAATCAGGCTGCTTCGGGCAAAGATGGCGCACAAGTGCAATTGCTGAATGTGTCGTATGATGTGATGCGTGATTTTTATAAGCAATACAATCCGTTGTTTGTGAAACATTATCAACAAAAACATGGCGCGATAGACGTTCAGCAGTCGCACGGCGGTTCCAGCAAACAGGCTTTATCGGTTGCCAATGGTTTGCAGGCCGATGTAGTAACCATGAACCAAAGTTCTGATATTGAATTATTGCAAAACAAAGGCTTGGTGGCTGCTGATTGGCAGCAGGCGTTTCCCAATCAGGCTGTGCCTTTTGGCAGTACAACTGTATTTTTGGTACGCAAGGGCAATCCGAAAAACATCCGCGATTGGGACGATTTGGCGAAAAACGGGGTGTCGCTGGTGTTGGCCAACCCGAAAACGGCAGGTAACGGGCGTTATACGTTTTTGGCGGCTTACGGACACGCATTAAAACAATCGGGCAATCAGCATGATGCAGCGAAAGATTTTGTCCGCAAACTGTTTGCCAATGCTGCGGTAATGGAAGCAGGCGGGCGCGGCGCAACCACCACATTTGTGCAGCGCAAAATTGGCGATGTGTTGATTACCTTTGAAAATGAAGCCAATTTAACCGCCAAGCAGTTTGGTGAAGACGGTTTTGAGATTGTTTATCCCAAATATTCGGTGGCAGCAGAAAGTCCTGTGGCGGTGGTGCAAAGCGTTAGCCAGAAAAAAGGCACTGGCGAAGCCGCCAAAGCCTATTTGGCGTATTTGTGGTCAGACGAAGCACAAGCATTGGCGGCAGAAAATTATCTGCGTCCTGCCAAGCCCGAAGTGTTAGCAAAATTTGCCGACCGTTTTCCGAAAGTGGAAACATTCCGTGCCAACGATGTATTCGGTTCGTGGGATGAAATCATGAAAACCTATTTTGCCGATGGCGGTGTGTTTGACCAAATCAGCAAACGTTAA